The Deltaproteobacteria bacterium genome has a segment encoding these proteins:
- a CDS encoding MTH1187 family thiamine-binding protein has protein sequence MIMAEFSIFPVGTGESLSPYIARCTKIIEESGVKNQLHAMGTILEGSWDQVFGVIKRCFEELEKDCPRISLNIKLDYRKGESYRMDAKVKAVLSKI, from the coding sequence ATGATTATGGCAGAGTTCAGCATTTTTCCCGTGGGCACCGGTGAAAGCCTCAGCCCGTACATTGCGCGGTGCACGAAAATTATCGAGGAAAGCGGGGTGAAGAATCAGCTGCACGCGATGGGCACCATCCTCGAGGGATCCTGGGATCAGGTTTTCGGGGTGATCAAGAGATGCTTCGAGGAACTCGAAAAAGACTGCCCGCGGATCTCCCTCAATATCAAATTGGATTACCGGAAGGGCGAATCCTACCGGATGGATGCAAAGGTAAAGGCGGTTCTCAGCAAGATCTGA